In one Streptomyces sp. NBC_01288 genomic region, the following are encoded:
- a CDS encoding LuxR C-terminal-related transcriptional regulator has translation MIGRTDPLERAMIDLPAVEGSGKAESGLILRHDLVGVLDRAIQEQRVTIVSAPAGSGKTSLLSAWASRPGADYRVAFLTVRPGQRDMQLFWLALLGAIRTAAGTGTGHGGEQVPPLPPVTPGADGSALVDTVLSELEESGDRFVLVIDDLHELSAPEAAAQLTELLTRLPAGVRTVVATRRDLPLRLHRLRLAGDLAEIRAAELRFTEDETRRLLAGAGITVPGHVAAMLHQRTEGWAAGLRLAVLSLAGHAEPERFVAEFSGTDRTVAEYLMAEMLERQPPHVQRLLLRTSLLDRINGELADLLTGATGSERILLGLEDANAFVVSLDSSRTWFRYHRMFGDLLRLELRRTMPADIAGLHRLAAHWLAARGQTADAVGHLQAAGDWDAAARMLTDHALGLTLDGQAGTVAALLRAFPAGTGADSPDLALVRAIADQHDFRLDETAAHLREVGEYAATAPPAQRRRLRMAIASVELLIARRRGHFDSIVEQAEMLLRPDDGRTSDGGRTSTDTAFGTGTALSTGTPLGTDTALGSDLKAVTLLNLGVTEAWSLRLADSERHLAEGAALARRINRPYLEVACLAHLGFASTVHSFALARQRCEEAIEVAAGHSWDAEPVIAPALAGLANVLAWTGRFDLAEQWLDRARRATHDEGEPGVRLLVRLTAATLRAARGQWHRALEEFAAARQVQDFMVGEHGLTARVDAWTIAARARLGMTGEARAALAALDDRRSGTGEIRNAAATVLLAERDPAAARRELRSVLDGDAPVLSHLTRIEAHLLDAFACRDLGDEHASREAAEQALNLAEPDRLILPFAMTGADRLLTAVPRHGTSHAALITDIVDAVRDPGRRTEPNTSPAPPVRELSRSELRVLRYLPTHLTRRDIAGELSVSLNTIDTHIRRIYAKLGVADRTAAVERGRELRLLSMGRA, from the coding sequence GTGATCGGCCGGACTGATCCCCTGGAGCGCGCGATGATCGACCTGCCCGCCGTGGAGGGTTCGGGCAAGGCGGAGTCCGGGCTGATTCTCCGGCACGACCTCGTGGGAGTCCTGGACCGGGCGATCCAGGAGCAGCGGGTCACGATCGTCTCGGCGCCGGCCGGCAGCGGGAAGACGTCGCTGCTGTCCGCGTGGGCGAGCAGGCCGGGGGCGGACTACCGGGTCGCGTTCCTGACCGTACGTCCGGGGCAACGGGACATGCAGCTCTTCTGGCTCGCCCTGCTGGGCGCGATCCGCACCGCGGCGGGCACCGGCACCGGTCACGGCGGTGAGCAGGTGCCGCCGCTGCCTCCGGTGACGCCCGGCGCCGACGGCAGCGCCCTGGTGGACACGGTGCTGTCCGAGCTGGAGGAGTCAGGCGACCGCTTCGTCCTCGTCATCGACGACCTGCACGAACTCAGCGCGCCCGAGGCCGCCGCCCAGCTCACCGAACTGCTGACGCGCCTGCCGGCCGGTGTCCGTACGGTCGTCGCCACCCGCCGGGACCTGCCGCTGCGCCTGCACCGGCTCCGGCTCGCCGGTGACCTGGCCGAGATCCGGGCCGCGGAGCTGCGGTTCACCGAGGACGAGACGCGTCGGCTGCTGGCCGGGGCCGGGATCACGGTGCCCGGGCATGTCGCCGCGATGCTGCATCAGCGGACCGAGGGCTGGGCGGCCGGGCTGCGGCTCGCCGTACTGTCGCTGGCCGGGCACGCCGAGCCGGAGAGATTCGTCGCCGAGTTCTCCGGCACCGACCGCACGGTGGCCGAGTATCTGATGGCCGAGATGCTGGAGCGTCAACCGCCGCACGTGCAGCGGCTGTTGCTGCGCACCTCGCTGCTCGACCGGATCAACGGCGAGCTGGCCGACCTGCTCACCGGAGCCACCGGCTCGGAACGCATCCTGCTCGGCCTGGAGGACGCCAACGCGTTCGTCGTGTCGCTGGACTCCTCCCGTACCTGGTTCCGCTACCACCGCATGTTCGGCGACCTGCTCCGGCTGGAACTGCGCCGCACGATGCCCGCCGACATCGCCGGGCTGCACCGGCTCGCCGCGCACTGGCTCGCCGCCCGCGGCCAGACCGCCGACGCCGTCGGCCACTTGCAGGCGGCCGGCGACTGGGACGCGGCGGCCCGCATGCTCACCGACCACGCCCTCGGCCTCACGCTCGACGGGCAGGCGGGGACCGTGGCCGCGCTGCTGCGTGCCTTCCCGGCCGGGACCGGTGCGGACTCCCCCGATCTGGCGCTGGTCCGGGCCATCGCCGACCAGCACGATTTCCGCCTCGACGAGACCGCCGCGCACCTGCGCGAGGTCGGGGAGTACGCGGCCACCGCACCGCCCGCCCAACGGCGCCGGCTGCGGATGGCCATCGCCTCCGTGGAGCTGCTGATCGCGCGCCGACGCGGGCACTTCGACAGCATCGTCGAGCAGGCGGAAATGCTTCTACGACCCGACGACGGCCGGACGAGCGACGGCGGCCGGACGAGCACGGACACGGCGTTCGGAACCGGCACCGCGCTCAGCACCGGCACACCGCTCGGCACCGACACCGCCCTCGGCAGCGACCTGAAAGCCGTCACCCTCCTCAACCTGGGCGTCACCGAGGCCTGGTCGCTCCGGCTGGCCGACAGCGAACGGCACCTCGCGGAGGGCGCCGCCCTGGCCCGCCGTATCAACCGGCCCTACCTGGAGGTGGCCTGCCTGGCCCACCTGGGTTTCGCCTCCACGGTCCACTCCTTCGCCCTGGCCCGGCAGCGCTGCGAGGAGGCCATCGAGGTTGCGGCGGGGCACAGTTGGGACGCCGAGCCAGTGATCGCGCCGGCGCTGGCGGGGCTCGCCAACGTGCTGGCCTGGACGGGCCGGTTCGACCTCGCCGAGCAGTGGCTCGACCGTGCCCGGCGGGCCACGCACGACGAGGGCGAGCCCGGTGTCCGCCTGCTGGTGCGTCTCACCGCCGCGACGCTGCGGGCGGCGCGCGGCCAGTGGCACCGGGCGCTGGAGGAGTTCGCGGCGGCCCGGCAGGTACAGGATTTCATGGTCGGTGAGCACGGGCTGACGGCCCGCGTCGACGCGTGGACGATCGCCGCCCGGGCCCGACTCGGGATGACCGGGGAGGCGCGGGCCGCGCTCGCCGCCCTGGACGACCGGCGGTCCGGCACCGGCGAAATCCGCAACGCCGCCGCGACGGTCCTGCTGGCCGAGCGGGACCCGGCCGCGGCCCGCCGCGAACTCCGTTCCGTCCTCGACGGCGACGCCCCGGTCCTCTCCCACCTCACCCGGATCGAGGCGCATCTGCTGGACGCGTTCGCCTGCCGCGACCTGGGCGACGAACACGCCTCCCGGGAGGCCGCCGAACAGGCCCTGAACCTCGCGGAACCGGACCGCCTGATCCTGCCCTTCGCGATGACCGGCGCGGACCGGCTCCTCACCGCCGTCCCACGGCACGGCACCTCGCATGCGGCCCTGATCACCGACATCGTCGACGCGGTCCGCGACCCTGGGCGGCGTACCGAGCCGAACACCTCACCCGCACCGCCGGTCAGGGAACTCAGCAGAAGCGAGCTGCGCGTCCTGCGCTACCTCCCGACCCATCTCACCCGCCGCGACATCGCCGGCGAGCTGTCCGTCTCGCTGAACACCATCGACACCCACATCCGCCGCATCTACGCCAAACTCGGCGTCGCCGACCGGACGGCCGCGGTGGAGCGGGGCCGGGAGCTGCGACTCCTGTCCATGGGCCGCGCGTGA
- a CDS encoding nuclear transport factor 2 family protein, with translation MALDNEQIVRQAYEVAEKMDMAAWAAAFTEDGTFTDSSIGVTWKGPAELPTQVENYHRAFPDMHRELFRFYSTGNIVVVQLALQGTHLGPLHLPAGTLPPTGKRIDAPCCDVFELVDGKIKRFDCYPEGTIILTQLGVIGNLGAALEQ, from the coding sequence ATGGCTTTGGACAACGAGCAGATCGTCCGGCAGGCGTACGAGGTCGCCGAGAAGATGGACATGGCCGCGTGGGCCGCGGCGTTCACCGAGGACGGCACGTTCACCGACTCGTCCATCGGCGTCACCTGGAAGGGTCCCGCCGAACTCCCCACACAGGTCGAGAACTACCACCGGGCCTTCCCGGACATGCACCGCGAGCTGTTCCGCTTCTACTCCACCGGCAACATCGTGGTGGTCCAACTGGCGCTCCAGGGAACGCATCTCGGCCCGCTGCACCTGCCCGCAGGGACACTGCCGCCGACCGGCAAGCGGATCGACGCCCCGTGCTGCGACGTCTTCGAGCTGGTCGACGGCAAGATCAAGCGGTTCGACTGCTACCCCGAAGGCACGATCATCCTCACCCAGCTCGGTGTCATCGGAAACCTCGGCGCCGCACTGGAGCAGTGA
- a CDS encoding quinone oxidoreductase family protein, with amino-acid sequence MRAAVVRERGATPVLEQFADPRPGPGVPIATLLAAALNPLDLAFVNDQFPLRPLRAPCVAGYEGVVQLDDGTRRYVTAPPAPYGTLAESVPVPEADGFPVPAGLDPALAAALGIAGLAGWIALDQRAQLQSGETVLVLGAGGSAGRLAVRSARVLGAGRVVGAARGKNLPQTLGLDADAVVDLADEGAVDAELAAAAPGGYDVIVDFLWGGFAPLAMNHARSGARYVQVGNSAGAASTIVGPVLRNKPLTLIGHGLFVTPVEVRRSAYARLAGHAAEGEITMDLERTRLADIGETWEHLRAGASRKLVVTP; translated from the coding sequence ATGCGAGCGGCAGTAGTCCGTGAGCGCGGCGCCACTCCCGTCCTGGAACAGTTCGCCGATCCGCGCCCCGGCCCCGGCGTCCCGATCGCCACCCTGCTCGCGGCGGCCCTGAACCCGCTGGACCTGGCCTTCGTGAACGACCAGTTTCCGCTACGACCGCTGCGGGCCCCGTGTGTCGCCGGTTACGAGGGAGTCGTGCAACTCGACGACGGCACCCGGCGATACGTGACAGCACCGCCGGCGCCGTACGGCACCCTGGCCGAGTCGGTGCCTGTACCGGAGGCGGACGGTTTTCCTGTTCCGGCCGGTCTCGACCCCGCTCTCGCCGCCGCCCTCGGGATCGCCGGTCTCGCCGGGTGGATCGCCCTCGACCAGCGTGCTCAACTCCAGTCCGGGGAGACCGTGTTGGTGCTCGGGGCGGGTGGCTCGGCGGGGCGGCTGGCGGTGCGGTCGGCGCGGGTTCTCGGCGCCGGCCGGGTCGTCGGGGCCGCCCGGGGGAAGAACCTCCCGCAGACCCTCGGCCTGGACGCCGACGCGGTGGTGGACCTCGCGGACGAGGGGGCCGTGGACGCGGAGTTGGCGGCCGCGGCACCCGGCGGCTACGACGTGATCGTCGACTTCCTGTGGGGCGGATTCGCCCCGCTCGCGATGAACCACGCCAGATCCGGGGCCCGTTACGTCCAGGTCGGGAACTCCGCGGGGGCCGCGTCCACGATCGTCGGGCCCGTCCTGCGCAACAAGCCGCTGACGCTCATCGGGCACGGGCTGTTCGTCACGCCCGTCGAGGTGCGCCGTTCCGCGTACGCGCGACTGGCGGGGCACGCGGCCGAGGGCGAGATCACCATGGACCTGGAGCGGACCCGGCTGGCGGACATCGGCGAGACCTGGGAGCACCTCAGGGCCGGGGCCTCCCGGAAACTCGTGGTCACGCCCTGA
- a CDS encoding response regulator transcription factor, producing MRINLFILSEDPVSLAGLEAIVEQDDSVNLIGTATDESHGLRCLENNPLRPDVVIIGEPPSKRAICRNIAWIVSLYRQEKSRPQIVVVSQNDYDDVIVSALRLGVNGYLARIASPEDLFQSLHIVARGGAAFSPTIAARFSSFFATVQRLPEPPEFSQLTTRETEILELLADGLNNRQIALRLYLAEKTVRNYVSRIFTKLEVHDRAAAVLRARDAGFGDQPDAVLPQHA from the coding sequence ATGCGGATCAACCTGTTCATTCTCAGTGAGGACCCGGTGTCCCTGGCCGGACTTGAGGCGATCGTCGAGCAGGACGACAGCGTGAACCTCATCGGTACGGCGACGGACGAGTCGCACGGCCTCCGATGTCTGGAGAACAACCCGCTCCGCCCGGACGTGGTGATCATCGGCGAACCACCGTCGAAGCGCGCCATCTGCCGGAACATCGCGTGGATCGTCTCCCTGTACCGCCAGGAGAAGTCCCGCCCGCAGATCGTCGTGGTGTCCCAGAACGACTACGACGACGTGATCGTCTCCGCCCTCCGCCTCGGCGTGAACGGCTACCTCGCCCGCATCGCGTCCCCGGAGGACCTCTTCCAGTCCCTGCACATCGTCGCCCGCGGCGGAGCCGCCTTCAGCCCGACGATCGCGGCCCGCTTCAGCAGCTTCTTCGCCACGGTACAGAGACTCCCCGAGCCGCCCGAGTTCTCCCAACTGACCACCAGGGAGACGGAGATACTGGAACTCCTCGCGGACGGCCTGAACAACCGCCAGATCGCCCTGCGTCTCTACCTCGCCGAGAAGACCGTACGCAACTACGTCTCCCGCATCTTCACCAAGCTGGAGGTCCACGACCGGGCGGCGGCGGTACTGCGGGCACGGGATGCCGGGTTCGGGGACCAGCCCGACGCCGTACTGCCCCAGCACGCCTGA